From a region of the Balaenoptera ricei isolate mBalRic1 chromosome 11, mBalRic1.hap2, whole genome shotgun sequence genome:
- the OXTR gene encoding oxytocin receptor: MEGALAANWSAEAVNGSAAPPGAEGNRTAGPPQRNEALARVEVAVLCLILFLALSGNACVLLALRTTRQKHSRLFFFMKHLSIADLVVAVFQVLPQLLWDITFRFYGPDLLCRLVKYLQVVGMFASTYLLLLMSLDRCLAICQPLRVLRRRADRLAVLATWLGCLVASAPQAHIFSLREVADGVFDCWAVFIQPWGPKAYITWITLAVYIVPVIVLAACYGLISFKIWQNLRLKTAAAAAEAAAGPEGAAADSAGHGALARVSSVKLISKAKIRTVKMTFIIVLAFIVCWTPFFFVQMWSVWDAEAPKEASAFIIAMLLASLNSCCNPWIYLLFTGRLFHDLVQRFLCCSSSCRKGRRPRETSVSKKSNSSTFVLSPDSSSQRGCSQPSAV; encoded by the exons ATGGAGGGTGCGCTTGCCGCCAACTGGAGCGCAGAGGCGGTCAACGGGAGCGCGGCGCCCCCGGGGGCCGAGGGCAACCGCACCGCTGGGCCGCCACAGCGCAACGAGGCCCTGGCGCGGGTGGAGGTGGCCGTGCTGTGCCTCATCCTCTTCCTGGCGCTGAGCGGCAACGCGTGCGTGCTGCTGGCGCTGCGCACCACGCGCCAGAAGCACTCGCGCCTCTTCTTCTTCATGAAGCACCTGAGCATAGCCGACCTGGTGGTGGCGGTGTTCCAGGTGCTGCCGCAGCTGCTGTGGGACATCACCTTCCGCTTCTACGGACCCGACCTGCTGTGCCGCCTCGTCAAGTACCTGCAGGTGGTGGGCATGTTCGCCTCCACCTACCTCCTGCTGCTCATGTCGCTCGACCGCTGCTTGGCCATCTGCCAGCCGCTGCGCGTGCTGCGCCGCCGCGCCGACCGTCTGGCCGTGCTCGCCACATGGCTGGGCTGCCTGGTGGCCAGCGCGCCGCAGGCGCACATCTTCTCGCTGCGCGAAGTGGCCGACGGCGTCTTCGACTGCTGGGCCGTCTTCATCCAGCCCTGGGGGCCCAAGGCCTACATCACGTGGATCACGCTCGCCGTCTACATCGTGCCCGTCATCGTGCTTGCCGCCTGCTACGGCCTCATCAGCTTCAAGATCTGGCAGAACTTGCGGCTCaagacggcggcggcggcggccgaggcGGCCGCGGGGCCCGAGGGCGCGGCGGCGGACAGCGCGGGGCACGGGGCTTTGGCCCGCGTCAGCAGCGTCAAGCTCATCTCCAAGGCCAAGATCCGCACGGTCAAGATGACCTTCATCATCGTGCTGGCCTTCATCGTGTGCTGGACGCCATTCTTTTTCGTGCAGATGTGGAGCGTCTGGGACGCCGAGGCGCCCAAGGAAG CCTCGGCTTTCATCATTGCCATGCTGCTGGCCAGCCTCAACAGCTGCTGCAACCCCTGGATCTACCTGCTCTTCACGGGCCGCCTCTTCCACGACCTCGTGCAGCGCTTCCTCTGCTGCTCGTCCAGCTGCCGGAAGGGCCGCCGGCCCAGGGAGACGAGCGTCAGCAAAAAGAGCAACTCGTCCACCTTCGTCCTGAGCCCGGACAGCTCCAGCCAGAGGGGCTGCTCGCAGCCATCCGCGGTGTGA